The Staphylothermus marinus F1 genome has a segment encoding these proteins:
- a CDS encoding DUF460 domain-containing protein produces the protein MSTTRKNIVAGIDILPGYSAQSSNKQPHYALVLVDLNGNIIDSYEDVSFARLLRLVWEHKPSIIAIDNVFELAENVDGLRRIIDMLPPQTKLVQVTGWGPEAVNVKTIARKMGLEVHGKLSPLKTAYLAALIASKGEGVVVKLLEEKTKIIVTRGRSVGHGGMSYDRYRRSIRAGILNVTKTVKKILDQNGFDYDLVFRKSNGGLEKSIFTVYAPRDKLYGLIKPFKNKSVRLIVKPIYTNKVSFENTGTEKPRKGLIIGIDPGISTGIAVIDLEGTPLFLYSSKNFDRGEILNIVSSMGEAVIVATDVSHPPELVKKTASILNAQLYLPPRDITNDEKHNLINKLLKKYPWLDVQDTHERDALVAAYKAYLSISEKIRQALLKIEDIDLSIDKERIKISIARGKSIAEAIEEEIRKLLNKENTTITTIKDKTVENHNIMDDQNRKFEKFINEIKRLRAYIARLENKLKEKDQLIEDLILELKYVKKSTINNDKYSRKINLLINENLSLRKRLKEMEEKLVETHKKYMELGKLLEEIVKGEEIAVPHIANLSYNSVKKIVNTSKIEKNDYNIVYVDEIMPLDNNTIQTLRKYKVAILTKKDYGQLYIDLKVPVVQVKDAKFYDKYAFIKKDILSVVEKQWRKIEEIIAEEKYERVIKLVEEYQEKRKKKLGIEKLTPY, from the coding sequence ATGAGCACTACTAGAAAAAATATTGTAGCAGGAATTGATATACTTCCAGGATATTCTGCTCAATCAAGTAATAAACAGCCTCATTATGCCCTTGTACTCGTAGATTTAAATGGAAACATAATTGACAGTTATGAAGACGTATCATTTGCCCGCCTTTTAAGACTTGTTTGGGAACATAAGCCATCGATAATAGCAATAGATAATGTTTTTGAGTTGGCAGAGAATGTTGATGGTCTAAGAAGAATTATTGACATGTTACCGCCTCAAACAAAGCTAGTACAGGTAACAGGGTGGGGACCTGAAGCAGTTAATGTGAAAACAATAGCTAGGAAAATGGGATTAGAAGTTCATGGAAAACTATCACCATTAAAAACAGCATATCTAGCCGCTCTAATAGCTTCTAAAGGAGAAGGTGTTGTAGTTAAGCTGCTCGAAGAAAAAACAAAAATAATAGTTACACGTGGGCGTAGCGTAGGGCATGGAGGAATGAGCTATGATAGATATAGAAGAAGCATAAGAGCAGGAATACTTAATGTTACGAAGACCGTTAAGAAGATTCTTGATCAAAATGGTTTCGATTATGATCTAGTATTTCGAAAAAGTAATGGGGGACTAGAAAAAAGCATCTTTACAGTATATGCTCCCCGAGATAAACTTTATGGTTTGATAAAGCCTTTTAAAAATAAAAGCGTACGACTTATTGTAAAACCAATATATACAAATAAGGTATCATTCGAAAATACTGGAACAGAGAAGCCAAGAAAAGGATTAATAATAGGGATTGATCCAGGAATAAGTACTGGTATAGCAGTTATTGATCTTGAAGGAACTCCTTTGTTTCTATATAGTTCCAAAAACTTTGATCGAGGAGAAATACTCAATATAGTATCATCTATGGGAGAAGCTGTCATCGTCGCAACAGATGTATCTCATCCCCCAGAGCTAGTTAAGAAAACAGCCTCCATATTAAATGCACAATTATATCTACCTCCAAGAGATATAACAAACGATGAAAAACATAATCTGATAAATAAATTATTGAAAAAATATCCATGGCTAGATGTTCAGGATACACATGAAAGAGACGCATTAGTAGCAGCATATAAAGCATATCTCTCCATATCTGAAAAAATCAGGCAAGCACTCTTGAAAATAGAAGATATCGATTTATCCATCGATAAAGAGAGAATAAAAATAAGTATAGCCAGAGGAAAAAGCATAGCAGAAGCTATCGAAGAGGAGATTAGAAAGCTTCTCAACAAAGAGAATACGACGATTACGACCATAAAAGATAAGACTGTGGAGAACCATAACATTATGGATGATCAGAATAGAAAATTTGAGAAATTTATTAATGAAATAAAGCGATTAAGAGCTTACATTGCTAGGTTGGAAAACAAACTCAAAGAAAAAGATCAATTAATCGAAGACTTAATATTAGAACTAAAGTATGTTAAGAAGTCAACTATTAACAATGATAAATACAGTAGAAAAATCAATTTACTAATTAATGAAAACTTAAGTCTCAGAAAGAGACTAAAAGAAATGGAAGAAAAACTTGTTGAAACCCATAAAAAATATATGGAGCTTGGCAAACTACTAGAAGAAATAGTGAAGGGTGAAGAAATAGCTGTTCCGCATATTGCTAACTTATCTTATAATTCGGTTAAAAAAATTGTTAATACATCTAAAATAGAGAAAAATGATTATAATATAGTATATGTTGACGAAATTATGCCTTTAGATAACAATACGATTCAAACTCTAAGGAAATATAAAGTTGCAATACTTACGAAAAAAGATTATGGTCAATTATATATTGATTTAAAGGTTCCAGTTGTTCAAGTTAAAGATGCGAAGTTTTATGATAAATACGCTTTTATCAAAAAAGATATACTATCAGTAGTTGAAAAGCAATGGAGAAAAATAGAAGAGATCATTGCTGAGGAAAAATATGAACGTGTCATTAAGCTGGTTGAGGAATACCAGGAGAAGAGAAAAAAGAAGCTCGGAATAGAAAAACTCACACCTTATTAG
- a CDS encoding methionine adenosyltransferase, producing the protein MTKRNIVVETLKYQSVKDMKVELVERKGVGHPDYIADSASEWASRALSKYYLKEFGTILHHNLDKTLLVGGQSNPSFGGGYIIEPIYIVVAGRATTEVKTEDGVIKVPFGSLIVEAVREWIKKNMRYLDPDRHVIIDYKVRKGSTDLVSVFEAGKKTIPLANDTSIGVGYAPLSTLEELVLETEKMLNSRDYKSRNPAVGEDVKVMGLRQDKKIFLTIAAAIIDSLVRDLDEYLNIKEQIKEDVLDLASKIAGDYDVKVFVNTADMPDKGVVYLTVTGTSAEHGDDGATGRGNRANGLIPPMRPISLEATAGKNPVNHVGKIYNVIAKRIAEKVYESIDGFKDVYVELLSQIGKPIDQPLVASIKIIPDNKHLELPGHVVEEIRAIADEELANITKVTMDILEGKEILY; encoded by the coding sequence ATGACGAAGAGAAACATTGTTGTAGAGACACTCAAGTATCAAAGCGTAAAAGATATGAAAGTAGAACTTGTAGAGAGAAAAGGAGTCGGGCATCCAGACTACATTGCTGACTCTGCTAGTGAGTGGGCTTCAAGAGCTCTTAGCAAATATTATCTCAAAGAGTTTGGAACGATCCTACATCACAACCTTGATAAAACCCTTTTAGTCGGTGGACAATCGAATCCTAGTTTTGGTGGAGGTTATATTATTGAACCAATATATATTGTTGTAGCTGGTAGAGCTACTACCGAAGTAAAAACCGAAGATGGAGTAATTAAGGTTCCTTTTGGCTCATTAATTGTTGAAGCTGTTCGTGAATGGATAAAAAAGAACATGAGATATCTTGACCCAGATAGACATGTGATCATTGATTACAAAGTTAGAAAAGGAAGTACTGATCTTGTCTCTGTTTTCGAAGCTGGAAAGAAAACTATTCCGTTGGCTAACGATACAAGTATAGGAGTTGGGTATGCTCCTTTATCAACTCTTGAGGAATTAGTTCTAGAGACAGAAAAAATGTTGAACTCTAGAGACTATAAATCCCGTAATCCAGCTGTTGGCGAAGATGTTAAGGTTATGGGTCTTAGACAAGATAAAAAGATTTTCTTAACAATTGCTGCAGCAATAATTGATAGTTTAGTTAGAGACTTAGATGAATACCTTAACATAAAAGAGCAAATCAAAGAAGATGTTCTTGATCTTGCATCTAAAATAGCTGGAGACTATGATGTAAAGGTATTCGTTAATACAGCTGATATGCCGGATAAAGGAGTTGTTTACTTAACAGTAACAGGTACCTCTGCTGAGCACGGAGATGATGGAGCTACTGGGAGAGGGAATAGAGCTAATGGATTAATACCTCCAATGAGACCTATTAGTCTTGAAGCTACTGCCGGCAAGAACCCGGTGAATCATGTAGGTAAAATATATAATGTAATTGCAAAGAGAATAGCAGAGAAAGTATATGAAAGTATAGATGGGTTCAAAGACGTATATGTAGAATTATTGAGCCAGATAGGGAAACCAATTGATCAACCACTTGTAGCTAGTATTAAAATAATACCAGATAATAAGCATCTTGAACTACCTGGTCATGTTGTTGAAGAAATAAGGGCAATAGCTGATGAAGAACTAGCTAATATAACCAAAGTAACTATGGATATACTTGAAGGAAAAGAAATACTTTACTAG
- the rqcH gene encoding ribosome rescue protein RqcH, whose amino-acid sequence MIKKAMDILDIYSWTNNFGKQVIGCFIENIYFTGFYWLLKIRCPGKGKSYLKIEPSIRLHVSNIDPLEKKIDKFSSFMRKYIRGARIVDVKQLGWERIIELHVKSRNKKYILINEIMPRGFLVLTNETYNILYANRFQELRDRIIKRGSKYTPPPGRIDLLKLDDAKLLELLGEGKDLVRGIVKGWGLPGYIAEELIYRAGLYEKKNYKINMIEKTDLYSLIYIFEKIINEVLEGKGYLVKLNNEPHIYTSYEPKLYKELYELNVEKYDELNHVLDIYYGEYEKRIYYEQKTTKQQMLIEKIKKNIEEQQKIIKKYIEESEKYRKFSETLVTNYNVLEKILKCVHETRRTSGWEKIVENCPNIVEFYKDKGIVIVKLDDYEIPIDIRLDTWNNILRYKKLSGELLKKAKRAEEALRELEKSLEEAVNKKQLIEKKTEIGIKPRLWYERFHWMITSEGFLVIAGRDADQNELIVKKYMEPHDIFLHADIHGAPATVIKTHNRMPSQKSIEEAAVIAACYSKAWNEGFGAIDVFWVHASQVSKTPPSGEYLSKGAFMIYGKKNYVKTKLELAIGIEENCDPVYGLYQRIIVGPEELVANKSIVYAVIVPGDMGIGEVSDKLIRSFHKKLEDHVIGITKNELMYRLPGKSRIIGIKRGKAPLITEC is encoded by the coding sequence ATGATTAAAAAAGCAATGGATATACTAGATATTTATAGTTGGACAAACAATTTTGGAAAACAAGTCATTGGATGTTTCATTGAAAACATATATTTTACAGGTTTTTATTGGTTATTAAAAATTAGATGCCCTGGAAAAGGAAAAAGCTACTTAAAAATTGAGCCAAGCATTCGTCTCCACGTATCAAACATCGATCCTTTAGAGAAGAAGATCGATAAATTCTCCTCATTTATGAGAAAATATATTCGAGGAGCAAGAATAGTAGATGTAAAACAACTTGGATGGGAGAGAATAATAGAGTTACATGTTAAGAGTAGAAACAAAAAATATATACTTATTAATGAGATCATGCCTCGAGGTTTCTTAGTATTAACAAATGAAACATATAATATATTATATGCCAATAGGTTCCAAGAACTTAGAGACCGCATCATCAAGCGTGGAAGCAAATATACACCGCCACCCGGTAGAATAGATCTTTTAAAACTAGATGATGCGAAACTATTAGAACTACTAGGTGAAGGAAAAGACTTAGTTAGAGGTATTGTTAAAGGATGGGGATTACCAGGATATATTGCTGAAGAACTAATATATCGTGCCGGACTCTATGAGAAAAAGAACTACAAGATCAATATGATCGAAAAGACAGATCTATATTCACTAATTTATATATTCGAAAAAATTATTAATGAAGTTCTCGAGGGAAAAGGCTACCTAGTTAAGCTAAATAACGAGCCACACATTTATACGTCTTACGAACCCAAACTATATAAGGAACTATACGAGTTAAATGTGGAAAAATATGATGAATTAAACCATGTTTTAGATATTTACTATGGTGAATACGAGAAGAGAATATATTATGAACAAAAAACAACTAAGCAACAAATGCTCATAGAGAAGATAAAGAAGAATATAGAAGAACAACAAAAAATTATTAAGAAATATATTGAAGAATCGGAGAAGTATAGAAAATTCTCAGAAACATTAGTTACAAACTATAATGTGCTGGAAAAAATCCTTAAATGCGTGCATGAAACTAGGAGAACTAGTGGTTGGGAAAAGATCGTTGAGAATTGTCCAAATATTGTAGAATTTTATAAGGATAAGGGAATAGTAATTGTTAAGCTCGATGACTATGAAATACCGATCGATATACGTTTAGATACGTGGAACAATATTCTCAGATACAAAAAATTATCTGGAGAACTATTAAAAAAAGCTAAAAGAGCTGAGGAAGCACTTAGAGAACTCGAGAAATCGTTGGAGGAAGCTGTGAATAAAAAACAATTAATTGAGAAGAAAACCGAGATAGGAATAAAGCCTCGTCTATGGTATGAGCGATTCCATTGGATGATTACAAGTGAGGGGTTCTTAGTTATAGCTGGGAGAGATGCTGATCAGAATGAGCTAATTGTTAAGAAATATATGGAGCCCCATGATATATTTCTTCATGCAGATATACATGGAGCACCAGCTACAGTTATAAAAACACATAATAGGATGCCGAGTCAGAAAAGTATTGAAGAAGCAGCAGTTATAGCAGCTTGTTATTCTAAGGCTTGGAACGAAGGGTTTGGAGCAATAGATGTTTTCTGGGTACATGCAAGCCAGGTCTCTAAGACTCCTCCAAGCGGAGAATACTTGTCGAAAGGAGCATTTATGATATATGGGAAGAAAAACTATGTCAAGACAAAACTTGAGCTAGCTATTGGTATAGAGGAGAACTGCGACCCTGTCTACGGATTATATCAGAGAATCATTGTTGGACCTGAAGAACTAGTAGCGAATAAAAGCATAGTGTATGCTGTTATTGTTCCGGGAGACATGGGTATAGGCGAAGTATCAGATAAATTAATTAGATCCTTCCATAAAAAGCTCGAAGATCATGTTATAGGAATTACTAAGAATGAATTAATGTATAGATTACCTGGTAAATCGCGGATAATAGGGATAAAACGAGGCAAAGCTCCTTTGATTACTGAATGTTAA
- a CDS encoding SAM-dependent methyltransferase, producing the protein MRKPIIIIEHLEPEFSIWLFLEYRHSSLIYGSDYIWYTSLPLRYHKIMKKYGKTYEESIIDLVKQGYVDENKIIILDPAAEEKLSFKDLVENDYVIIGGILGDHPPRKRTEALLSKRLRNVKRRNIGDGQYSIDGAVYFVNSLWYNKSSEKIQYIDGVTLETEYGYIRLPFRYPIIDGKPLLSSELVEYLKTGRIPENIKKELGLT; encoded by the coding sequence ATGAGAAAACCAATAATTATAATAGAACATTTAGAACCTGAGTTTAGTATATGGTTGTTTCTAGAATACCGTCATTCATCACTTATATATGGATCCGATTATATATGGTATACTAGTTTACCGTTAAGATATCATAAGATAATGAAGAAATATGGAAAAACCTATGAGGAAAGTATTATAGATTTAGTTAAGCAGGGATATGTCGACGAGAACAAAATAATAATTCTTGATCCAGCAGCTGAGGAAAAATTATCTTTTAAGGATCTAGTCGAAAATGATTATGTTATAATAGGAGGTATATTGGGTGATCACCCGCCTCGCAAGCGGACTGAAGCTCTTCTCTCTAAGAGATTAAGAAATGTTAAAAGAAGAAATATTGGTGATGGACAATACAGTATTGATGGAGCAGTATATTTTGTTAATTCATTATGGTATAATAAATCAAGTGAGAAAATACAGTATATTGATGGAGTTACTTTGGAAACAGAATATGGTTATATTAGATTACCATTTAGATACCCTATAATAGATGGCAAACCATTGTTATCAAGCGAATTAGTTGAATATTTGAAAACTGGTAGGATTCCTGAAAATATTAAGAAGGAATTAGGATTAACCTAG
- the nucS gene encoding endonuclease NucS: MVKLIKTYINPTLSEALEIISKAVSSKELTIIVGECSVDYQGRSESRLTLGERVIIIKQDGAFLVHRPTGYSPVNWQPATSIIETRLDKDKLIIMAVRRKPRETIWVYLTRIYTIITGKLVDNGEFIMYMDEHEIRDILYEHPELIEEGLKIIEKEKKIGEGYADLFGIDARNTPVIIEIKRVTATREAMLQLYNYVQTYQKQTGVKPRGILVAPTITSSAIESAYKLGLEWKEINLQKIWKYRKNKNIKHGTLFDFLKNKR, from the coding sequence ATGGTAAAGTTGATAAAGACTTATATCAATCCAACCCTTAGCGAAGCATTGGAGATCATTAGTAAGGCTGTATCTAGTAAAGAATTAACAATAATTGTTGGCGAGTGTAGTGTTGATTATCAAGGTAGAAGCGAGTCCAGGCTTACACTTGGTGAAAGAGTTATAATTATAAAACAAGATGGAGCCTTTCTAGTGCATAGACCAACAGGTTATTCTCCAGTTAATTGGCAACCCGCAACATCTATTATTGAAACCCGTCTTGATAAAGATAAACTAATTATAATGGCTGTCAGAAGAAAACCGAGAGAAACTATTTGGGTATATCTAACGAGAATATACACTATTATAACTGGTAAACTAGTAGATAACGGCGAATTCATAATGTATATGGATGAACATGAAATAAGAGATATTCTCTATGAACATCCAGAGCTCATTGAGGAAGGTTTAAAGATCATAGAAAAGGAGAAGAAAATAGGTGAAGGCTATGCCGACTTATTCGGTATTGATGCTAGAAACACCCCTGTCATTATTGAGATCAAAAGAGTTACTGCGACGAGAGAAGCTATGCTACAATTATATAACTATGTCCAAACATACCAGAAGCAAACCGGCGTCAAACCCAGAGGAATCCTAGTTGCGCCAACCATTACCTCCTCAGCAATAGAATCAGCTTACAAGCTAGGACTTGAATGGAAAGAAATAAATCTACAGAAAATATGGAAATATAGAAAAAATAAAAACATAAAGCATGGGACGCTATTTGACTTCCTCAAAAACAAAAGATAA
- a CDS encoding class I SAM-dependent methyltransferase encodes MTSSKTKDKHVDPVKLYNITARTYDSLYKEEQYTKYNYVFEELRLVPGKNILDIGCGTGLLIEYLLSKKLDLFHRYLCIDPSIEMLKKAIDKYRDPRIIYILSYAEDLDLIDQSIDSIFMFTVWDNIHETNKKSILKKIKNSLTKEGYAIITTIPRNKIYDGQRSPSDLDNEFKYVGFKIDNFYMYKKYS; translated from the coding sequence TTGACTTCCTCAAAAACAAAAGATAAACACGTAGATCCAGTTAAGCTATATAATATCACTGCTAGAACATATGATTCACTATATAAAGAAGAACAATATACCAAATATAACTATGTCTTTGAAGAACTTAGACTAGTGCCAGGCAAAAACATCCTCGATATAGGATGTGGAACAGGGCTATTAATTGAATACTTGTTATCTAAAAAACTAGATTTATTTCATAGATACTTATGTATTGACCCAAGTATTGAGATGTTGAAAAAGGCTATTGATAAGTATAGGGATCCAAGAATAATATACATTTTATCATATGCCGAAGATCTAGATTTAATAGATCAATCAATAGATTCGATCTTCATGTTCACAGTATGGGATAATATACATGAAACAAATAAAAAGAGTATACTTAAGAAAATAAAAAATTCACTTACTAAAGAAGGATACGCTATAATTACAACTATACCTAGAAATAAGATATATGATGGGCAGAGATCACCATCCGATCTCGACAATGAATTTAAATATGTTGGTTTTAAAATAGATAACTTCTACATGTATAAAAAATATAGCTAG
- a CDS encoding U6 snRNA-associated Sm-like protein LSm6 translates to MSVPKPKTATPLKYLKSAVNQIVLVKIKDGHEYIGTLNMVDHTMNVVLSNCQEYGDDGKPIARYGKVLIRGSHIVFISINYGQVAPEIAVG, encoded by the coding sequence ATGTCAGTGCCGAAACCCAAAACAGCTACCCCGCTCAAATACTTAAAGAGTGCTGTAAACCAAATAGTTCTAGTTAAGATCAAGGATGGACATGAGTATATAGGAACACTAAATATGGTTGATCATACGATGAACGTTGTACTTAGCAATTGTCAAGAATACGGAGACGATGGAAAACCTATTGCTAGATATGGAAAAGTGCTTATTCGAGGAAGCCACATAGTATTTATAAGCATAAACTATGGACAAGTAGCTCCAGAAATAGCTGTTGGATAG
- a CDS encoding CBS domain-containing protein, whose protein sequence is MSEEYLLKAYDIMTPEIRFIDKNSPIKEAALRMINEGIGALIVVDQEGPIGIVTKRDIIWGVLFEKRDPEKEPVEKIMSTPLIMIDSSSDIVQILDLMIRNNISHLPVREGDKVIGMISDMDLLEVFRDVIEIVNARRIKK, encoded by the coding sequence TTGTCAGAGGAATACCTGCTTAAAGCATACGATATAATGACTCCTGAAATAAGATTCATAGATAAAAATTCTCCTATCAAAGAAGCTGCACTAAGAATGATAAATGAGGGTATTGGGGCATTAATAGTAGTTGATCAAGAAGGACCCATAGGAATCGTAACTAAGAGAGACATTATATGGGGAGTATTATTTGAGAAAAGAGATCCTGAAAAAGAACCTGTCGAGAAAATAATGAGCACTCCATTGATAATGATTGATTCTAGTAGTGACATAGTTCAAATACTAGATTTAATGATTAGAAACAATATATCGCATCTGCCTGTTAGAGAAGGTGATAAAGTAATCGGTATGATAAGTGATATGGATCTATTAGAGGTTTTCAGAGACGTCATAGAGATCGTAAATGCTAGAAGGATCAAAAAATAA
- a CDS encoding CBS domain-containing protein yields MPGKSPVRRSIGAPRRVEKHRWLRSDGTPNFEDRIYKSTEELEIIAKKPVKQASPSTPLLEAVEEMAKGYRSLVITVSNKIAGLLLSTHVINYLGGGEYFKIVEERHGYNIYSALQEPVQSIMEKNPIVAYIDEKLSNILEKMVMNEIGIVPIVLRDGRVYGIITEHDLIKYLSYSISIGVKVADVMSSPVVTIESGRPIKEAMEKIIKYGFRRIPVVGENVVLGIITAMDIIKYFGTHEAFKNTVSGDIREALKIPVDDIMVRELVIIKPDDDLGLAAHKMAEKNVGSALVVNDKMELLGIVTERDILYALSIKK; encoded by the coding sequence ATGCCTGGGAAAAGTCCTGTAAGACGCTCTATTGGTGCACCTAGAAGAGTGGAAAAACATCGTTGGCTTAGAAGCGATGGTACGCCGAATTTTGAGGATAGAATCTATAAGAGTACCGAAGAATTGGAGATAATAGCTAAAAAACCAGTTAAACAAGCAAGTCCATCGACGCCGTTGCTTGAAGCAGTTGAAGAAATGGCTAAAGGATATAGAAGCTTAGTCATTACTGTTTCCAATAAGATTGCGGGGCTATTATTGTCGACTCATGTCATAAATTATTTGGGCGGGGGAGAATACTTTAAAATAGTTGAGGAAAGACACGGCTACAATATATATTCTGCTCTTCAAGAACCAGTTCAGTCAATTATGGAAAAGAACCCTATTGTAGCATATATTGATGAAAAACTATCAAATATACTTGAAAAAATGGTTATGAATGAGATAGGTATTGTACCAATAGTTCTACGTGATGGAAGAGTTTATGGGATCATAACAGAGCATGATCTAATAAAGTATTTATCGTACAGTATATCTATAGGTGTTAAAGTAGCAGATGTTATGAGCAGCCCCGTAGTAACAATAGAGTCTGGAAGACCTATTAAGGAAGCAATGGAAAAAATAATCAAGTATGGATTCAGAAGAATCCCAGTTGTCGGTGAAAATGTTGTTCTAGGGATAATAACCGCAATGGATATTATAAAATACTTCGGCACACATGAAGCATTCAAAAACACGGTCAGCGGAGATATAAGGGAAGCATTAAAGATCCCGGTAGACGATATCATGGTTAGAGAGCTTGTTATTATAAAACCTGATGACGATCTAGGGTTAGCAGCTCATAAGATGGCTGAGAAAAACGTTGGTTCAGCTCTTGTAGTTAATGATAAAATGGAGCTTTTAGGTATAGTAACAGAACGTGACATACTCTATGCATTATCAATAAAGAAGTAA
- a CDS encoding CBS domain-containing protein translates to MRLESLIREDIPIVDKNDSLYHAFKLIEKTGIDKVIVTENRVLKPGKEVKELAGILTSRDIVQKIATQRMRQTTPGKLHVSSFISINPAFITIDSSLLDVFKLMVDKGYGILPVLDKEGNIMGGILRDTLLRVAEKDDTEIRHIMDTNPLIARTTDRILKIRQDMLSNDISFMPVVDENDELVGYITIYEVAYSLMRFQDIVPAKYRKERISHLIVEDVMRFRPPKLRIINTVSEAVISIMKKNSRGAVVVDEIGRIAGVVTPHIILKHIYTNKKELIEELS, encoded by the coding sequence TTGAGGCTTGAATCTCTAATAAGAGAAGATATACCCATTGTCGATAAAAATGATTCATTATATCACGCATTTAAACTAATAGAGAAGACCGGCATAGATAAGGTAATAGTGACTGAGAACAGAGTATTGAAGCCGGGAAAAGAAGTAAAAGAACTAGCAGGAATACTAACTAGCAGAGATATAGTTCAAAAAATTGCTACACAAAGAATGAGGCAAACAACTCCTGGCAAACTACACGTTTCAAGCTTTATAAGTATAAATCCAGCATTCATAACCATCGACTCAAGTCTTCTCGATGTTTTCAAGCTAATGGTTGACAAAGGCTATGGTATACTTCCCGTACTAGATAAGGAAGGAAATATTATGGGGGGAATTCTCAGAGATACACTTCTTAGAGTAGCTGAAAAAGATGATACCGAGATTAGACATATAATGGATACAAACCCACTTATCGCTAGAACTACTGATAGAATTCTGAAAATAAGACAAGATATGCTTAGTAATGATATAAGCTTTATGCCAGTAGTTGATGAAAACGATGAATTAGTAGGATATATAACAATATATGAAGTGGCATATTCACTAATGAGATTCCAAGATATTGTACCTGCTAAATACAGGAAGGAGAGGATATCACATTTAATAGTAGAAGATGTAATGAGGTTTAGGCCACCAAAACTGAGAATTATAAATACTGTTTCAGAAGCTGTTATAAGTATTATGAAAAAGAATAGTAGGGGAGCTGTTGTAGTAGATGAGATAGGTAGAATAGCAGGTGTTGTAACTCCTCACATTATATTGAAACATATATATACTAATAAAAAGGAATTAATAGAGGAGCTAAGTTAA